The Clarias gariepinus isolate MV-2021 ecotype Netherlands chromosome 26, CGAR_prim_01v2, whole genome shotgun sequence sequence GGTATTTATTTAATGCCCCCCTCCCTCTGTTTCTCTTCCAAAataggcattttttttctcctgtgaaATTGCAGGAACGACGAGTTCTTTTTGACAGCTGTTTTTGAGTCTGCAGGCTgtcgtggtggtggtgtttaaaatattttgtgtttttttcctttttatttttttccataaagaTGCTCAAGAGTGAAAAAAGTTCAGGATACATCAACTTAAAAGGTTACTGACAGCTAAAGTTCCTCTATTAGTAAGTAGTACCAAGCAGTACTGCTTTAGAAAGACAGATTAAACAATCCTGGGGTTTCACTGAGAACCTTTTAAACACTGCTTTAAAAGATGTCAAAAACATCAAAGCTTCTGGGTATCAAGaccttgcatttaaaaaattttttttagacttttgaATCTCCAGCATGCTAAATCATTTTAAAGGTTTATTCCTGCACTGCTTTATCCCAAGCGTACATATTTTGAGATTTTTAGATATCTATAAAGTTGTGTATCTCGAGTTGGTCTTACATAAATCAAACTCTTTTAATAGCAGTTGTGTTTAGCACTGATTCctgaattattggcaccctacAGAGAAAACTGTATTGATTTTGTTGTGGCACGGTGGTGTCTGAGATAGAACTTGTAACCTCACACATCTAgtgttgagggtttgattcctgcctcgggtgtgtgtgtctgtgtgtgtgtgtgtgtgtgtgtgtgtgtgtggaggttgcATGTTATCCCTGTGTATAATGGgcttcctctggtttcctccaacaatcTATAGATATGAGAATTAGGTTAATGGGCATTCCCAACTccctgtgagtgtgtgagtggagaTTGGAACCCGGCACATGACAAGTGGTGGAGagaacgagtgagtgagtgagtgaggttaAAAATACTCAGTCTCAAGTCTGTGTACCAAATATTACCtgtaggggtgccaataattgaattaaaaaagcaGTAGTATAATCAAAGTTTAAATCATGTATTGCTTCCTATACTGAAGATTCAATGCAGcatttgaataaaaattataatgtcCAATCTTCTACTAGTAAGGATTTCGGGACGATCTCCTCAACTCCGAGTTCAGGAAGTGACATCGAACCAACATGGCGGCTCATGGCATCAACAATAAACGCAGCAGCATTTCGtacctttatactgtatatatatacttactgtatacGGTGATATATCTTATATAAACACTGATGTCATTTCAAGTTCTACCTCCGAGGTTAActtgaatatacagtagcattAGTTTACACATCTCATGTTATAATCATTTCCCTGAAGAGTGCCAAGGTTGGAGTTTCCTCGACATCGGTTCCAACCTGTAAACCCGTACGGCTGGAacgtactgtacactgtatatcAAGTGAGATCTTTCTAGTGAGAGCAAAAAACTCAACCTGCTTAACACTTTACTTTTGCTAAATTAAGAGATAATTAAAAGGAAAGTCttctttctgtttaaaaaaatccagcttGTGCTTCGCCATCTTTCTGCAAACTGTCAGCGTCATTAAACTGTCACTTTTACGTAAGACTTTGACAACATAATTGAAGCTTCTCATCGTGTTTTCAGGAGAGCGAAGGAGCAGCTGCTGAAGCGTCTCATCACCTTCATCTGACAATTCGCACAGGTTTGAGTCCAGattacagaaagacagagaggctTAATGTTTACCCTCTAGGCTCTCGGTTAAATTCCACCACTAACTGTTTAACTCAAACAGATCggaataaagagaaataaatccAGTGTTTATCGCTCCATGTGCGTTTATTCTAAACCTCTATGTAAATACCAAACCCTTCGACATACTAGAAAAACAATACTGAAATGtattcatgcaaaaaaaagctaaattacagtaaaacctGAACGAAGAATCATATAACTGAGTCATTTATATAAAGCGTTTGTCTGCTTCCATGTAGGTGAACGAGTCTCCCTCGAACGGGAGAGGAGGCGGATGGTTGTAGATTCCCATCAGGAAGATTCCGATGGTCCCGATGGTCATGACCGGAGTCACGATGTAGAAACAGAGGCGGTCCACCGTCCGGGCAATCCCACTCCAGTTATCCTTCTCCTGCAAAAACACACCATTCAAAAGGCAGATCAGGCCAAAGAGCTTGAATGCAAAGGAGTCGACTCTTTGAGTCAGATCTTTGATCGGAGTCAAAATGGATGTGTTGCACCTTgcaacttatatatatattaagtaaaATGCTACTTTAGATTTCTGATTTTCCTGAAAGCGCAGACTTGACTGTGATGCTTCATTTTATACGTATATTCAAAGaataatattaatgaataataaacatGAACACAAGCCCGAAAAAGGCTAGGGGTTAGTACTCCTAAAGTGTTCCTCAATCAGCATGAGGAAGCTGAGAACCCCTAACTCACACGgcttctggattctgattggccaggagagaaggtgttgattcattttctataacagcagctctgacagtatcACAACTGCAAATCACAGGATTATATTCATACACtcgtacttttattttttaatagaaaaaaatgtacatgatcGTTAATATGAATGTTTCTGTAACAACAGGCAATACGCCCTGTAacacaatgcataaaaaatatatattatttcggCCAGTAAAAATAACGTAATaacctaaataataaaattgtctttttttagtACTGAATTTGTACCTCTTTGTTCACGTGGAATTTATTTGCACACTCAGTTTATCAAGTGcattttaaaagatatacagcACCTTCTGTTAAATTTTAAACTGAACTAAGTTTTTATGCGTTGTGCGGAGGTGTGAGAGGTGCAAGATggcgtttattaagtagatttcaattgcacactcataaacgcatataaaaaaaattacagcacctcctgttgaattttgagatgcaCTAATGATTTctccatgtttttttatgatatacagtacatgcatattttatttcaattttaaagTAGCAGATCATCTCCTCACGTGGGACGATTGTAATGAAACAAAGCCAACATGTTACCTCAAGCCTGGCCAAATACACCccattaaccccccccccccccccccccaaaaaaaaacatcttggtgttctattactcatcttaaaTTGCCACAAATGATTTTTCCACAAATATCTACACGCCAAAtgttcagttttattatatttatagattTCCTTGTATAAGATTCTTCCTGCATTTAATCCAAAGAGACGTTcccctattttattttattttatttttgttgttaattattttatgtgttaTTGTTCTAAAGagagacttttattttttttaatgcctaaaACACTCTCGAGTGAACTGTGAATTTCTGCggcaaatttctgtacatgatcttcatgTTGGCTCGGATCGAAGGAGTTTCTGACTCTATGCCCAGCCCATgacttcatattaaataatatgttgTAGAGCGATTTCACCGCATAAAATATATGCACAAATTATTCTTGtataaaaactattatttaaaaaacatctagacaatgtcattaaaacattaaaataaatttttcaaagtctcaatacttttggccaccactctgtattttatttgttacttttaaacatttttgctgATAATATGcccaaattatgttttttttttcaaataaagtaTAAGTATAATTGTCCAAAAGtgtacacattttcattttaaattatcaacaacacacaaataaatttaCTCCCCACGTCTCACCACCACAGTCTCACGTCTCACCTCGTTATAGTCGTTTTTGTTGTGCATGTGCTTGACGATGTAGTTCGCGCCTTCCACAGCCGGCTTCAGCTCGTTAAACAGCTGATCGGTCACGTCCGCGTTGCTGCTCGATTTATACACTGCGAAGAAAAACACAGCAAACGTCCAAAAAACGCACAGAGACGAGGAACGTGACAGCAACAAGCAACGTCAAGAACATCTCTCTCCATAGGAAATATAAGAACATATTCACCAATTTGATCAGGTCATTTgtggtttttgtgtttttgttgctttgtaggttttaaataaacaaacagggtggcttgacctctgacctcctgtctgtctgtcaaaaTAATTTAGTTCTACTTGAATCAGTTTAAATCCCTTTGGCCTCTGTGTGAAGTCTGTTTTATAAACCTGCTGCAAAAAGTTTTTATTGATTCTCAGTTTGCGCTTTAAATCTCattgcactttatttatttttctccaataaaaaaatttatgatataatattttttaaatgaattttacgtgggatatttacttttttataacaGTATGTCTGCATATTTATTAAAGGCTAAGGTAAACCAAACTTTAACCAAAACAGCTCGAGAAGGTTTCTGCTAGCGTGACACAGTGAGGCGCTGTGGTACTGACCGGCGGTGGGCGTGGGCCTCGCGGTCAGGCCGTGTCTCTCCGACTGCTTCTCGAACATCAGCTCACTTCGAGACTTTACGCTGTAATACTCCTCAGCTTTAGCGATGTAGCCCACAGAGCTGGAGCGCCTCTGCAGCGCCCCGTCCCACCGCGGCTCACTATCGGCCGGACGTGACATGCGGAGGAGACGGGGAAGCTTCTCCAGGAAAAACTGGGTCACAGAAGGACATTTATTTAGCTAGCTGTACATTACTGAATACAATGTGTGGATTTGTATGATTTATATATGCAACAAACTTTTCTGTGTGCAAAGCTAGAAGAGCCAAAGAAATGTAAAGAATTTCCATTGTGTGTCATTGTTTATGGAAGTGATCCCTATTAAATTACTACTGTAATCATGGGATGTAGAATGTGGCATTAAGATGCTCATAGTGTGGGGAAATATTATAAAGTGCCCTCTAGGATGCTCCCAGAATGGATATAATATTTGAAAGTACCCCTTAGCATGCACATAgggtgaataaaatattataactaTGCAGAAggtcctcttctgctctctcttccctctctctctttccctctctgtcgagctacatgtcgttcctgagctgccagtgatccagactccagtgaccggacctgtctgacccatcctggtgccccgcttccggctgaagatctcgtcacatggatgccccgtgtgtctctttgggatgcgtctcgtgtctggggatggttttactctaccataaagacggttctggcctcgactggtgttgacagctgtttctctgaggacttgacttggctgcagatgctcaatagttcaggactggaatttcctacaagtctacctgagtctctaataactacctggactccataataacatcaattaacatcaactgttatacctgaactggctaacacacctaacacacagtatgagtgcagatcaatccctgctctctgtttcacccagatgaggatgggttccctgttgagtctggttcctctcaaggtttcttcctattaccatctcagggagtttttgtctttgcctctgttgccctcggcttgttcatcaggaacgatctgatcattttaattcatagacattcacattccatacaaacttttgAAATAATtcacttttgattgtgtaaagctgctttgtaacaatgacaattgttaaaagcgctttaaaaataaaattgaattgaattgaataaagtgCCCTCTAGGAAGCTCCTAGGGTggatacaatattataaaatgccCTTGATGCCCCTAGGGTggataaaatgtagaaaaagtaCCCTTTAGGCTGCAACAACAGTATAGAAATCTAATAGATTGCCCTCTATTGTGCACTGTATaagaaattttaattttaaaatgtgccCTCTAGGATGCACCTATAAGGAACATGAAATGTAACACATTGTCCTGTGGGTTGAcccttttgtattttaaatctgATAAATGGCCGTCAATGGTGCACCTACGATATATGAAATTTCATAACATGCCCGCTAGGATGCCCTaaggtgaaaataaaatgttgtaatgTGCCCTGTAGAGTGTTCTGGCAGTATAAAACTCTGATAAAGTGCCCACTAAGGTGCCACTGTGGTGTTTAAAGTGTGACCTctcctgcctcggggtctgtgtgtgtgttgagtttgcCTGTTCTTCCTCTGCTTCGTGGCTTTCCTCTGGTTATTatgcccaaagacatgcagcttagACTAATTagggcatttccaaattgactgtagttgtgaatgtgtgtgtgaatgttgaccggaggtcctaccatggttaaaaaatggaaataaatatgaaagttcactattggcctccacggcCCCTAGTTGTACTACAAAGGttactagatggatggatggaaagtgCCCTCTAGTGTTCCTCTCTGGTAATTTAATTGTGTTAAAGAAGCCTCTAAGGtgcctttatactgtataaggatGATAAGTGTGGCCCTTTTACTGTAGGTAAGAGGATATGATGAAGTGCCCTAATGGGTGTGTAATAGGAGGTGTCCTTGTACATTTTTTTGCCCCTCCCCCTCTAAAGACCATGTAAATGCTAAAGTGAAGGTGAAAGGTTCTCAGGTAACTTGCCACTTTGGTCCACTCGGACATGAAGTGTGTGCTGGGGGTCCTGAAGTGGAGGTTCAACACGACGACACAATTCAACACCACCACAGTGACGAGAACCATGATGAACATCAGATACCTGCAAGAACCACAACCAGGTTCCTCATGCTCTTGTTGCTCTGCATCCTTAAAGCTGTTATAACTATAACAGGGTTTCCTCAGGGGCATCTTACTCACTTGACAATCAGAGGAACAGCCATGGAGGTCTCGGGCAAGCGCTGAGATATCAGGAGCAGGAACACAGACTGAGCCAGGAGCACTGAGATGGACAAGGTCATCTTTTCACCACCTGAACAGGGCCAGAAAAAATTAACTTCTGAAAATAGAGCCTTCTTTAAATATGAAAGCTTTAGTGTTACAGGTCCAAACTTTTAAAACGTCCATCAGTTATTTAGGAGTTACAAACAAGTGAACAAGTTACAAATCacttctttaaataaaacacatttttaactcATTCTTAAAAGTTACAGAATGTTTCTTTAAAACTTATAAAGTTAAACACTGTTCCTTAGGTAAAGGTGTAAGTTACAAATCCCTTCTTTAAAAATtccaaagttaaaaattaactCTTTAAATGAAGATATTAAAAGCACTTCTTTATCTGttagaaatctttttttatttattttacaaagttGCTGAAAGCTTTTTTAAAACCACACTATTTGATGTGACTAAGTTATAAAAATTTCTTTAAGCATTGCAATGTTACgaatcattacttttaaaagcataaaaatataaatctgtGCACTAAAAGGTACAGATTAATTCTCTAAAAGTTAAAAACCACTGTTTAAGTGTAAAAGATACAGTGTACAATAAAAGGTACAAATCTTCGCTTCTAAAAAATTATAACCTAATAaagtgactttttaaaaattaaaaaacagccCTGTAAAACTCAATTAAACATCAATTCCTCATCATGTCATtttatatagaatataaatCTGCCTCTGCATACTGATTCAATCTCAGACACATATCACACGTGTAATTATGAGGAGgttatattaatgtattaaaactaaaataaaatactgccACTAGTGAGCATTACACTGTTTAACACAAACAGCTTGCAATATCATTGTTTGACCACAGAGGGCTCTAAAATTCCCCCAAATTCCCAAATCCTAAAGCAAAGGGTCCGGAGGTGATTTGAGCACTGAAGTGTCGACTCACTGTCTGCAGGCAGGTAGTACACCAGCGAGGCCAGGAAGGAGATGAGCACACAGGGGATGATGATGTTGACGATGTAGAACAGAGGCTTGCGTTTGATGATGAGGTAGAAGGTGATGTCTTGGTGCTTGTTGCTTTCCATAGGGATGCTCTTGTAGATGTTTTTTCTGGCAGGTCTGTGAATGATCTCCCACTCACCATTCTctgagaaattaaaaaaattaagggctaatcaaaaagaaaacaaaaacattaacctATGATCCAGGATTACCTGTGAATCCTTCAGGGTCGATGATGATCCATTCCACGCGGTAGCTCTTATTGGTGTCACCATCCATATCTTCTTTTAAATTTAAGCTGATCTCTTTGGCATTGTAAGTTAAAGAGCTGAAAGATATATCAGAAAGTCGGGTTGGATTTGAGGtctaaaatgaatatttgtgttTTCCACAATGATGGTGAATGAAGCAGC is a genomic window containing:
- the chrnd gene encoding acetylcholine receptor subunit delta, with translation MKSVFFLIPVLLFFFLSGCSGRNEEERLIKHLLNGYNKELRPVQHKDETTTIYLSLMLSNLISLDEVSETLLTNVWIEHGWTDPRLAWNPSEFDDITIVRLPSKMVWLPEIVLENNNDAQFEVAYYCNVLVDPTGFVYWLPPAIFRSSCSINVRYFPFDWQNCSLKFSSLTYNAKEISLNLKEDMDGDTNKSYRVEWIIIDPEGFTENGEWEIIHRPARKNIYKSIPMESNKHQDITFYLIIKRKPLFYIVNIIIPCVLISFLASLVYYLPADSGEKMTLSISVLLAQSVFLLLISQRLPETSMAVPLIVKYLMFIMVLVTVVVLNCVVVLNLHFRTPSTHFMSEWTKVFFLEKLPRLLRMSRPADSEPRWDGALQRRSSSVGYIAKAEEYYSVKSRSELMFEKQSERHGLTARPTPTAVYKSSSNADVTDQLFNELKPAVEGANYIVKHMHNKNDYNEEKDNWSGIARTVDRLCFYIVTPVMTIGTIGIFLMGIYNHPPPLPFEGDSFTYMEADKRFI